A single Triticum dicoccoides isolate Atlit2015 ecotype Zavitan chromosome 2A, WEW_v2.0, whole genome shotgun sequence DNA region contains:
- the LOC119355993 gene encoding 1-aminocyclopropane-1-carboxylate synthase-like — translation MASRSAELLSRMAAGDGHGENSSYFDGWKAYDMNPFHPQDNRGGVIQMGLAENQLSLDLIEEWSKAHPEASICTAEGASQFKRIANFQDYHGLPEFRQAMAQFMGQVRGWKARFDPDRVVMSGGATGAQETLAFCLANPGEAFLVPTPYYPGFDRDCCWRSGVKLLPIECHSSNDFRITREAVVAAYEGARSSGVRVKGILITNPSNPLGTTADRATLAMLATFATEHRVHLICDEIYAGSVFAKPEYVSIAEVIEHDAPGADRDLIHIAYSLSKDFGLPGFRVGIVYSYNDAVVACARKMSSFGLVSSQTQLFLAKMLGDEEFMSRFLRESARRLAARHELFTSGLREVGIGCLGGNAGLFSWMDLRGMLREKTAEAELELWRVIIRKVKLNVSPGTSFHCGEPGWFRVCHANMDDETMGVALSRIRDFVRQHQQQKAKAQRWAARSHLHLSLQRHGAMASQYHALSSPMAALLSPQSPLVHAAS, via the exons ATGGCAAGCAGATCCGCCGAGCTTCTGTCGAGGATGGCCGCCGGCGACGGCCACGGCGAGAACTCGTCCTACTTCGACGGGTGGAAGGCGTACGACATGAACCCCTTCCACCCGCAGGACAACCGCGGGGGCGTCATCCAGATGGGCCTCGCCGAGAACCAA CTCTCGCTGGACCTGATCGAGGAGTGGAGCAAGGCCCACCCGGAGGCGTCCATCTGCACGGCGGAGGGCGCCTCGCAGTTCAAGAGGATCGCCAATTTCCAGGACTAccacggcctcccggagttcagacaG GCGATGGCCCAGTTCATGGGGCAGGTGAGGGGGTGGAAGGCCAGGTTTGACCCGGATCGCGTCGTGATGAGCGGCGGCGCCACCGGCGCGCAGGAGACGCTCGCCTTCTGCCTTGCCAACCCCGGCGAGGCCTTCCTCGTGCCCACGCCTTACTACCCAGG ATTCGACCGCGACTGCTGCTGGAGGTCGGGAGTGAAGCTGCTGCCGATCGAGTGCCACAGCTCCAACGACTTCAGGATCACCAGGGAGGCCGTGGTGGCGGCGTACGAGGGCGCGCGGAGCAGCGGCGTGCGCGTCAAGGGCATCCTCATCACCAACCCGTCCAACCCGCTGGGCACGACCGCGGACCGGGCCACGCTGGCCATGCTCGCCACCTTCGCCACGGAGCACCGCGTGCACCTCATCTGCGACGAGATCTACGCGGGGTCGGTCTTCGCCAAGCCGGAGTACGTGAGCATCGCCGAGGTGATCGAGCACGACGCGCCCGGCGCCGACCGGGACCTCATCCACATCGCCTACAGCCTCTCCAAGGACTTCGGCCTCCCGGGGTTCCGCGTCGGCATCGTCTACTCGTACAACGACGCCGTCGTGGCCTGCGCGCGCAAGATGTCCAGCTTCGGCCTGGTGTCCTCGCAGACGCAGCTCTTCCTGGCCAAGATGCTCGGGGACGAGGAGTTCATGTCCCGGTTCCTGCGCGAGAGCgcgcggcggctggcggcgcggcACGAGCTGTTCACGTCGGGGCTCCGCGAGGTGGGCATCGGGTGCCTGGGCGGCAACGCCGGGCTCTTCTCGTGGATGGACCTGCGGGGCATGCTCCGGGAGAAGACGGCGGAGGCGGAGCTGGAGCTGTGGCGGGTGATCATCCGCAAGGTGAAGCTCAACGTGTCGCCGGGGACGTCGTTCCACTGCGGCGAGCCCGGGTGGTTCCGCGTCTGCCACGCCAACATGGACGACGAGACCATGGGGGTGGCGCTGAGCCGGATCCGGGACTTCGTGCGCCAGCACCAGCAGCAGAAGGCCAAGGCCCAGCGCTGGGCCGCCAGGAGCCACCtccacctcagcctccagcgccacGGCGCCATGGCGTCGCAGTACCACGCGCTCTCCAGCCCCATGGCCGCGCTGCTGTCGCCCCAGTCTCCGCTCGTCCACGCCGCCAGCTAA